One segment of Gadus chalcogrammus isolate NIFS_2021 chromosome 8, NIFS_Gcha_1.0, whole genome shotgun sequence DNA contains the following:
- the LOC130387107 gene encoding acyl-coenzyme A thioesterase 1-like, translating into MSSLVRLRLLPSAKCLYTQPVRVLVDGLRSSQVVTVKARATDDKGVPFHASAVYRADAGGAVDLGSEPSLGGSYTGVEPMGLLWSLRADALHTKFHKTDSRRPHVVRFSVHDGEAGAGPLLAEATNERRLLADGVERQPIKEGNISGVLFVPPGEGPFPAVLDLYIYGDGLSERRASLLANCGLMVLTLALYGHDDQSKKVTKLHLDYFEEAIQLLRKHPKAMDSGVGLISISKSGDLALSIATHLPNVKATVSINCCCSNVAIPLFYRGSQICSPLMYDVSKVTVTKSGALNVKHSLHDPLAPENEGSLIPIERATGRFLFVAAEDDLNWDSCLFADQMTERLRRQGKDNFEKVLYPVAGHYLEPPFGPYCPSSFHGVVGAPVAWGGEPKAHAKAEMHLWNKIQEFFRTHLVPEAGAAKARL; encoded by the exons ATGTCCTCCCTGGTGCGCCTGAGGCTGCTGCCCAGCGCCAAGTGCCTGTACACCCAGCCCGTCCGGGTGCTGGTGGACGGCCTGCGCTCGTCCCAGGTGGTCACCGTGAAGGCCAGGGCCACCGACGACAAGGGGGTGCCGTTCCACGCCTCCGCCGTCTACAGGGCCGACGCGGGCGGGGCCGTGGACCTCGGCAGTGAGCCGTCGCTGGGCGGGAGCTACACGGGGGTGGAGCCCATGGGTCTGCTGTGGTCCCTGAGGGCCGACGCCCTCCACACCAAGTTCCACAAGACCGACTCCCGGAGGCCCCACGTGGTCAGGTTCTCCGTGCACGATGGAGAGGCGGGGGCCGGCCCCCTGTTGGCCGAGGCGACCAATGAGAGGCGTCTGCTGGCGGATGGGGTCGAACGGCAACCAATCAAAGAAGGGAACATCAGTGGAGTTCTCTTTGTCCCCCCTG GAGAAGGCCCGTTCCCTGCTGTCTTGGACCTTTACATTTACGGCGATGGGCTGTCTGAGAGACGAGCCTCTCTCCTGGCCAACTGTGGCCTCATGGTTCTGACTCTGGCGCTGTACGGCCACGACGACCAGTCCAAGAAGGTCACAAAGCTTCACTTGGACTACTTTGAGGAGGCAATACAGTTGTTAAGGAAGCATCCAAAG GCCATGGATTCGGGCGTTGGCTTAATATCAATATCCAAGAGCGGAGATCTGGCACTTTCCATCGCCACGCACCTCCCAAACGTTAAAGCCACCGTGTCGATtaactgctgctgctccaacgTTGCCATACCCCTGTTCTACAGAGGAAGTCAAATCTGCTCTCCCCTGATGTACGACGTCAGCAAGGTCACAGTCACGAAGTCTGGGGCTTTGAACGTAAAGCACAGCCTTCACGATCCCCTGGCTCCGGAGAACGAGGGATCGCTGATCCCCATCGAACGAGCCACAGGGCGCTTCCTCTTCGTGGCCGCCGAGGACGACCTCAACTGGGACAGTTGTCTTTTTGCCGACCAGATGACGGAGAGGCTGAGACGTCAGGGGAAGGACAACTTTGAGAAGGTGTTGTACCCGGTAGCAGGGCACTACCTGGAGCCGCCGTTCGGGCCGTACTGCCCGTCCAGCTTCCACGGGGTGGTGGGGGCGCCGGTCGCCTGGGGCGGGGAACCCAAGGCCCACGCCAAGGCTGAGATGCACCTGTGGAACAAGATCCAAGAGTTCTTCAGAACGCACCTGGTCCCAGAGGCTGGGGCAGCCAAAGCTAGGTTATAG